A single Sorex araneus isolate mSorAra2 chromosome 8, mSorAra2.pri, whole genome shotgun sequence DNA region contains:
- the PRSS54 gene encoding inactive serine protease 54, giving the protein MAVTKGVLLLLLYISHTSAKCGIQNVNIQETSEESLVGGQEFPWVVSLQDPQYTHLAFGCVLSEFWILSIASAFQNRKEAVAIVGIARMDSKEVSHEEFPVSFIVPHEDFDNSTMDNNIALLKTDTAMAFTSLVRPICFLNKGTAASPHLRNCWVAGWNPTTATGNHMTMSILRKITVRDMEPCPLNHSRKLRCGNHIERETNSVCLGDPGNPVMCQMQQVNLWVLRGLLSPGGEKCPGLFLYTRIDEYGAWIEAKTKGTASALTSFHQWDHFVPSPSFSSRAPAAQKKFPGLARMMGSQTQPRSLKSVTRPSWSANDSSRSIQDRDKGFKPAIQPMYYDYYGGVEGGRWSTSGRGRLRPRPELLLLCSRLAVLGAGV; this is encoded by the exons ATGGCGGTGACGAAGGgggtgctcctgctcctgctctacATCTCCCACACCTCTGCCA AGTGTGGCATCCAGAATGTCAACATTCAGGAAACTTCCGAGGAGAGCCTGGTGGGCGGCCAGGAGTTCCCGTGGGTGGTGTCGCTGCAGGACCCCCAGTACACCCACCTGGCCTTCGGCTGCGTCCTCAGCGAGTTCTGGATCCTCAGTATCGCCTCTGCCTTTCAGAACAG GAAGGAGGCCGTGGCCATTGTGGGCATAGCCCGGATGGATTCCAAAGAGGTTTCGCACGAGGAGTTTCCCGTGAGCTTCATCGTCCCTCACGAGGACTTCGATAACAGCACGATGGACAACAACATCGCCCTCCTGAAGACAGACACGGCCATGGCGTTCACCAGCCTCGTGCGCCCCATCTGCTTCCTCAACAAAGGGACGGCCGCCTCGCCTCACCTGCGGAACTGCTGGGTGGCAGGATGGAACCCCACGACTGCA ACAGGAAATCACATGACGATGAGCATCCTGAGgaaaatcaccgtgagggacatGGAGCCGTGTCCCTTAAACCACTCCCGGAAGCTGAGATGTGGCAACCACATCGAGCGTGAAACCAACTCCGTCTGCTTG GGCGACCCGGGAAACCCAGTGATGTGCCAGATGCAGCAGGTGAACCTGTGGGTGCTCCGAGGGTTGCTGTCCCCGGGCGGCGAGAAGTGTCCCGGCCTCTTCCTCTACACCAGGATCGACGAGTACGGCGCCTGGATCGAGGCCAAGACCAAGGGCACGGCCTCCGCCCTGACGTCCTTCCACCAGTGGGACCACTTCGTGCCCTCCCCCAGCTTCTCCTCACGTGCCCCTGCGGCCCAGAAGAAGTTTCCCGGGCTGGCCCGGATGATGGGGTCCCAAACGCAGCCCCGGAGCCTGAAAAGCGTCACCCGGCCGTCCTGGTCAGCCAATGACTCCAGCAGGAGTATCCAGGACAGGGACAAGGGTTTCAAGCCCGCCATCCAGCCCATGTACTACGACTACtacgggggggtggagggggggaggtggtCCACCTCGGGCCGCGGCCGGCTGCGCCCGCGCCCAGAGCTGCTCCTGCTCTGCTCCAGGCTGGCCGTCTTGGGCGCGGGCGTCTAG